The Virgibacillus dokdonensis genome includes a window with the following:
- a CDS encoding T7SS effector LXG polymorphic toxin: MGNKVDISEVIEFSSDFQKVSTHIKSSLKEISTNIEQIIGMDTFSGKAAKNAKGYFDSFHKHGIIEALTELFTDLNHNLKDHLEAFHSNVDSHENAIIQSDYLNDQQIKINIDYQKLRDLDDRIQKAIHNVSDITSAGIPSFYTIVQDEKEVVETITELEENFNSFTNEGKSHNSQTKALIEHIEKTMNSVKGSAGVERFSDYKNDENFKKLSSLTSTYLAPSISGYTSSKAIARAAENDGLSVSKYEKNGRITYRINASEAALKELGIKPNKHAKYSLYQSGKSGRAKTPLNYYDKKTGKQVWSPEGRNIIKEYPEMRAYNDKATNWDKFKAVGKSTVHGAKDNISGINPKNILGNGHLRTAGKALGPLGAGLSYYNNYNDARADGLTREEAYSRAAVDTTVETAISGAVQAGFTAAGTAFIPIPGVGTAVGAGFGIAFNWALNKKLGKSDKSLMDRAKGAFHKLKDWFS; the protein is encoded by the coding sequence ATGGGGAATAAAGTGGATATATCAGAGGTTATCGAGTTTTCTAGTGACTTCCAAAAGGTATCTACTCATATTAAATCAAGTTTGAAAGAAATATCAACTAATATCGAACAAATTATTGGAATGGATACTTTCTCTGGAAAGGCAGCAAAGAACGCTAAAGGTTATTTCGATAGCTTCCATAAGCATGGAATTATTGAAGCACTTACTGAATTGTTTACCGACTTGAATCACAATCTAAAAGATCATTTAGAAGCATTTCATTCAAATGTAGATTCTCATGAGAATGCGATCATTCAAAGTGACTACTTAAACGATCAACAAATCAAAATAAATATAGATTATCAAAAGTTGAGGGATTTAGATGATCGTATTCAAAAAGCAATTCACAATGTTTCTGACATTACAAGTGCAGGTATTCCATCTTTTTATACGATTGTACAGGATGAAAAAGAAGTGGTTGAGACTATTACTGAATTAGAAGAGAATTTTAATTCGTTTACCAATGAAGGAAAATCACACAATTCCCAAACAAAGGCTTTAATAGAACATATTGAAAAGACAATGAACTCCGTTAAAGGATCTGCAGGTGTAGAAAGGTTTAGTGATTATAAAAACGACGAAAACTTTAAAAAGCTAAGTAGTTTAACCAGTACGTATCTTGCCCCTTCAATATCTGGGTATACCTCTTCAAAAGCAATAGCTAGAGCAGCTGAAAATGACGGGTTAAGCGTATCGAAATATGAAAAAAACGGAAGGATAACTTATCGTATTAATGCAAGCGAAGCAGCTTTAAAAGAATTAGGTATAAAACCGAATAAACATGCAAAATATTCACTATACCAAAGTGGCAAATCAGGAAGAGCAAAAACTCCTTTAAATTATTATGATAAGAAAACAGGAAAGCAAGTATGGTCTCCTGAGGGGAGAAATATAATTAAAGAATATCCCGAAATGAGAGCTTACAATGACAAGGCAACAAATTGGGATAAATTTAAAGCTGTTGGAAAATCAACAGTTCATGGAGCAAAAGACAATATAAGTGGTATAAATCCCAAAAATATACTGGGGAATGGGCATTTAAGAACTGCTGGAAAAGCGCTTGGACCACTTGGAGCAGGGTTAAGCTATTACAATAATTATAACGATGCTAGAGCAGATGGTTTAACAAGAGAAGAAGCATATTCTAGAGCTGCTGTAGACACAACAGTTGAAACTGCAATAAGCGGAGCTGTGCAAGCTGGTTTTACAGCTGCAGGGACTGCCTTTATTCCAATTCCAGGTGTCGGAACTGCAGTTGGAGCTGGGTTTGGTATAGCTTTTAACTGGGCATTGAATAAAAAATTAGGTAAAAGTGATAAGTCTTTAATGGATAGAGCGAAAGGTGCTTTTCATAAATTAAAAGATTGGTTCAGCTAG
- a CDS encoding TIGR04197 family type VII secretion effector, whose protein sequence is MGEQVGINIEVFRENVSRLKAAVSNINSSTNKNWTFDKTDITPFTNDLENAVKAMTILERYVTLLSNDIDTLKNIGESMKEKDEELSKGTSKITSD, encoded by the coding sequence ATGGGGGAGCAAGTAGGTATAAACATAGAAGTTTTTCGGGAGAATGTTTCTAGGTTAAAAGCTGCTGTTTCCAATATAAACAGTAGTACTAATAAGAATTGGACTTTTGATAAAACGGATATTACGCCGTTTACTAATGATTTGGAAAATGCGGTTAAAGCAATGACTATACTGGAAAGATACGTAACTCTTTTAAGTAATGATATAGACACATTGAAAAATATAGGAGAAAGTATGAAAGAAAAAGATGAAGAGTTAAGTAAGGGAACGTCTAAGATAACTAGTGACTGA
- a CDS encoding YwqH-like family protein, with the protein MSTSLSLLREQRRTVLLGMNNARNEISVLQDKVSRLQEASNTLETNITHLRTTKKSIDQLEKDGRRWRGNNKDTYDNKYSLYRDSIQQYLSKSMDAKETIDSDIRRYEANQASYAAGLNNLQSSLHSLESQIRAKERE; encoded by the coding sequence ATGAGCACATCATTAAGTCTTTTGCGTGAGCAGAGAAGGACTGTGTTACTTGGTATGAATAATGCAAGGAATGAAATATCAGTTTTGCAAGATAAGGTTAGCAGGTTACAGGAAGCTTCTAATACATTGGAAACTAATATTACACATTTAAGAACAACTAAAAAATCCATTGATCAGTTAGAGAAAGATGGCAGAAGATGGAGAGGAAATAATAAAGATACGTATGATAATAAGTATAGCTTATATAGAGATAGTATTCAGCAATATTTATCTAAATCGATGGATGCAAAAGAGACTATTGATAGTGATATTAGAAGGTATGAGGCCAATCAAGCTTCATATGCAGCAGGATTAAATAATCTGCAAAGCTCTCTCCATTCACTGGAGAGTCAAATAAGGGCAAAGGAAAGGGAGTAG
- the essC gene encoding type VII secretion protein EssC → MANKILMVTYDNQLHKCHLPDQEKKEMIIGNSWSDNITFSNLEQTHKLMWNGNEAFIGEAKLEKQLSLPEADHLLELYLLHREETRFYDAAGAETITVGTHSYDDIMLPNSSVDFVLHRQENGFTFQLENNGATIFHNFKAVEKQAVVCPGDQLFVAGTMFCVGEKELQVMTSHLDFTSKLVELVEVTTPYSGEYPDYHRSPRIIYREPEEDRTIAKPAHKPSKPSEQLARTIVPPIVMVVALIVISLIQPRGVYIIVMLSITIVTIIFSITSYVKSVKKYKADMKHREETYKAYLQRKTKELHLVSEEQRHALFYHYPDIVTIRDMVRNMEARIYEKTMYQHDFLHFRAGLGTVSSSFKIDFNDEEFTQEKDELIDQARELLSQYKEIENVPVVTSLTKGPVGYIGHRPLVLEQLQLLVTQLALFHSYHDVQFITIFPEEEKQEWDWMRWLPHASLRDVNVRGFIYHERSRDQVLYSLYQLLKERRQTIEEKTNKNEKLYFSPHYIVLITDEKMILDHIIMEFFNEDLSEIGVSLVFVQDVMQALPEHVKTVIDIRDAKHGNILLEEGELVNKKFHLDHYPEGFDKEEITRALAPINHLQNLKNSIPEKVTFLEMYDVENVTDLNIEHRWKVNETYKSLAVPLGLRGKEDIVQLNLHEKAHGPHGLVAGTTGSGKSEIIQSYILSLGINFHPYEVAFLLIDYKGGGMANLFHDMPHLLGTITNLDKAQSMRALASIKAELQKRQRLFGEHNVNHINQYQKLYKQGKASEAMPHLFLISDEFAELKSEQPDFMKELVSTARIGRSLGIHLILATQKPSGVVDDQIWSNSKFKLALKVQNASDSNEILKTPDAAEITLPGRAYLQVGNNEIYELFQSAWSGADYVPDKEDHEFIDTTVYAINDLGQYDILTEDLSGLANKQDVEKKPTELEAVIDYIATYTEKCQIDPLPRPWLPPLPERILPKEIHDVHFKEVWQEESKKSLVVTLGLLDQPELQSQSPLTLDLTKHGHIAVFSSPGYGKSTFLQTVTMNLVHQHHPEHLHVYLLDFGTNGLLPLKTLPHVADTMLLDEEEKVAKFIRLMSSKIKERKQKLSNYGVASMDMYEKASGDIVENQLIVIDNYDSVRDAAFSDEFEKLITQIAREGASIGIHLAISAGRQSAMRMPLLSNIKTQIPLYLIEETEARGIVGRTEIEIEEIPGRGMIKLDEPALFQTMLPAEGEETLAIIDAIQATAKEMEAFWDGELPEEIPMMPEGVVDFEKFKNNRKTKQLVKGMQVPLGLEFEEVQPLAFDPIQHGHLTVVSDRQDGLDRLRQSLAKNVSLLSGFYQTMLIDTAEQQLSDIGKSLHAYISEKEGVISVKNDLMTEINIRTKQTTGENVRWLVLIADVKDFCDRTQLEVDEITLLIEQGKKAGIHFIFIGDYSYIGLSFEQVAKYIRSQAIVGLMSMRLGDQDIFKQPFIRQEKYPNPFECYLAMDHQHTKLKIPE, encoded by the coding sequence ATGGCAAACAAAATACTCATGGTCACTTATGATAATCAATTGCATAAATGCCATTTACCAGATCAAGAAAAAAAGGAAATGATAATTGGTAATAGCTGGTCAGATAATATAACTTTTTCCAACTTAGAGCAAACACATAAACTAATGTGGAATGGCAACGAGGCTTTTATTGGGGAAGCGAAATTAGAAAAACAACTGTCTCTCCCTGAAGCGGATCATCTGTTGGAATTATATTTGTTACATAGGGAAGAAACCAGATTCTATGACGCTGCAGGTGCAGAAACAATAACGGTTGGCACGCATTCATATGACGATATTATGCTACCTAATTCGTCTGTTGATTTCGTCTTGCACAGACAGGAAAATGGGTTTACTTTTCAGCTAGAAAATAATGGTGCAACCATTTTTCATAACTTTAAGGCTGTTGAAAAGCAAGCAGTCGTATGTCCTGGAGACCAATTATTTGTTGCTGGAACGATGTTTTGCGTAGGTGAAAAGGAATTACAAGTGATGACATCACATCTTGATTTTACAAGTAAGCTTGTGGAATTGGTAGAAGTGACTACTCCTTACAGCGGGGAGTATCCAGATTATCATCGTTCACCTAGAATTATTTATCGGGAACCTGAAGAAGATCGAACGATTGCTAAACCAGCACATAAGCCTTCAAAGCCTAGTGAACAATTGGCAAGAACGATCGTACCTCCAATAGTAATGGTTGTAGCACTGATTGTTATTTCACTAATTCAACCTAGAGGGGTTTACATCATCGTGATGCTATCGATTACCATTGTCACGATAATATTTTCGATTACTTCCTATGTGAAAAGTGTTAAAAAATATAAAGCGGATATGAAACATCGTGAAGAGACATATAAAGCGTATTTGCAACGGAAAACGAAAGAACTGCACTTAGTAAGTGAGGAGCAACGCCACGCTTTATTTTATCATTATCCTGATATCGTAACGATTAGAGATATGGTTAGAAATATGGAGGCAAGAATTTATGAAAAAACCATGTATCAGCATGATTTCCTGCATTTTCGTGCGGGTTTAGGAACGGTTTCATCTAGCTTTAAAATTGACTTTAATGATGAAGAATTTACCCAAGAAAAGGATGAACTTATAGATCAAGCAAGAGAGCTTTTATCTCAATATAAAGAAATTGAAAATGTACCCGTTGTTACATCATTAACCAAAGGACCTGTTGGCTATATCGGTCATCGTCCGCTTGTGTTAGAGCAGTTGCAGTTATTAGTTACACAACTTGCATTATTTCATAGTTATCACGACGTGCAATTTATTACAATTTTTCCAGAAGAAGAAAAGCAAGAATGGGATTGGATGCGCTGGCTACCACATGCTAGTTTAAGAGATGTTAACGTGCGCGGGTTTATATATCACGAACGTTCTCGTGATCAAGTGTTGTATTCCTTGTACCAATTATTAAAAGAACGTAGACAAACCATAGAAGAGAAAACGAACAAAAATGAAAAGCTTTATTTTTCTCCCCATTATATCGTACTTATTACAGATGAGAAGATGATATTAGATCATATTATTATGGAATTTTTCAATGAAGATCTAAGTGAAATTGGTGTATCCTTAGTATTTGTGCAAGATGTCATGCAGGCACTTCCAGAACATGTGAAAACGGTTATCGACATTCGTGATGCAAAGCATGGAAACATTTTATTAGAAGAAGGAGAATTAGTGAATAAAAAATTCCATCTGGATCATTATCCGGAAGGGTTTGATAAGGAAGAAATAACCCGTGCCTTGGCACCGATCAATCATCTACAAAATCTAAAAAACTCTATACCTGAAAAAGTGACTTTTCTAGAAATGTATGATGTGGAAAATGTAACGGATTTAAATATTGAACATCGTTGGAAGGTGAATGAAACGTATAAAAGTTTAGCCGTTCCATTAGGTCTTCGGGGTAAAGAAGATATCGTTCAATTAAACTTACATGAGAAGGCTCATGGTCCACATGGTCTTGTTGCTGGTACAACTGGTTCAGGGAAATCTGAAATTATTCAGTCCTATATTTTGTCTTTAGGGATCAATTTTCATCCTTATGAAGTTGCCTTTTTACTCATAGATTATAAGGGCGGTGGAATGGCAAATTTATTTCATGACATGCCACATTTGTTAGGAACGATAACGAATTTGGATAAAGCGCAATCAATGCGGGCGCTCGCTTCGATAAAAGCAGAGCTGCAAAAACGTCAACGGCTATTTGGGGAGCATAATGTCAATCATATTAATCAATATCAGAAGCTTTACAAGCAAGGTAAAGCAAGCGAAGCGATGCCACACTTGTTTTTGATTTCGGACGAATTTGCAGAACTGAAATCCGAACAGCCAGATTTTATGAAAGAGCTTGTATCCACTGCGAGAATTGGGCGTTCTCTTGGTATCCATCTTATCCTTGCAACACAAAAGCCAAGTGGAGTTGTCGATGACCAAATTTGGTCGAACTCAAAATTTAAATTGGCGCTCAAAGTACAAAATGCGAGTGATTCGAATGAAATATTGAAAACACCTGATGCAGCGGAGATTACGTTACCAGGACGGGCGTACTTGCAAGTTGGGAACAATGAAATCTATGAACTGTTTCAAAGTGCGTGGAGTGGCGCAGATTACGTGCCAGATAAAGAAGATCATGAATTTATAGATACAACGGTTTATGCGATTAATGACTTAGGTCAATATGATATTCTTACCGAGGATTTAAGTGGATTGGCCAATAAACAAGATGTGGAGAAAAAACCAACTGAATTGGAAGCGGTGATTGATTACATTGCTACTTACACAGAAAAATGCCAAATTGATCCTCTTCCAAGACCATGGCTTCCGCCGTTACCAGAACGAATATTGCCAAAGGAAATACATGATGTTCATTTTAAAGAAGTGTGGCAAGAGGAAAGCAAGAAATCGCTAGTTGTTACATTAGGTTTACTAGACCAGCCAGAATTGCAATCGCAATCGCCACTTACGCTTGATTTAACGAAGCATGGACATATTGCTGTTTTTTCCAGCCCGGGCTACGGAAAATCAACGTTCTTGCAAACAGTTACTATGAATCTTGTGCATCAGCACCATCCCGAACATTTACATGTGTACTTACTAGATTTTGGTACCAATGGTTTATTACCGTTAAAAACGTTACCACATGTTGCGGATACGATGCTACTGGATGAGGAAGAGAAAGTAGCTAAATTCATCCGTCTTATGAGCAGTAAAATCAAGGAACGGAAACAGAAGTTAAGCAATTATGGCGTTGCAAGTATGGATATGTATGAAAAAGCGAGCGGAGATATAGTGGAAAATCAATTAATTGTTATTGATAACTATGATTCTGTCCGTGATGCAGCATTCTCTGATGAGTTCGAAAAGCTAATTACGCAAATTGCTAGAGAGGGTGCAAGTATTGGCATTCATCTAGCCATTAGTGCCGGACGACAAAGTGCCATGCGCATGCCGTTATTGTCGAATATTAAAACTCAAATTCCACTTTATTTAATTGAAGAAACCGAGGCTCGTGGAATTGTCGGTAGGACAGAGATTGAAATTGAAGAAATACCAGGAAGAGGGATGATTAAGCTGGACGAACCAGCATTATTCCAAACCATGCTTCCTGCAGAAGGTGAAGAGACATTAGCAATTATTGATGCGATTCAAGCAACTGCAAAAGAAATGGAAGCATTCTGGGATGGTGAATTACCAGAGGAAATTCCGATGATGCCTGAAGGAGTGGTTGACTTTGAGAAGTTTAAAAACAATAGAAAGACGAAACAGCTTGTAAAGGGAATGCAAGTCCCCCTAGGATTGGAATTTGAGGAAGTACAACCACTTGCTTTTGATCCAATCCAACATGGTCATTTAACTGTTGTAAGTGACCGGCAAGATGGTTTAGATAGATTACGTCAATCATTAGCAAAAAATGTGTCTCTTCTTTCTGGTTTTTATCAAACGATGTTAATTGATACGGCAGAACAACAACTGTCCGATATTGGAAAAAGCCTACATGCATATATATCTGAAAAAGAAGGAGTTATTTCTGTGAAAAATGATCTTATGACAGAAATTAACATCCGTACTAAACAGACAACGGGGGAGAATGTTAGGTGGCTTGTTCTTATTGCCGATGTAAAAGATTTTTGTGATCGTACTCAATTAGAAGTGGATGAAATAACCCTTCTAATAGAACAGGGCAAAAAGGCCGGCATCCATTTCATATTCATAGGGGATTACAGTTATATTGGACTGAGCTTTGAACAAGTTGCTAAGTATATACGTTCGCAAGCCATAGTAGGATTGATGAGTATGCGACTTGGCGATCAGGATATATTCAAGCAACCATTTATTAGACAGGAAAAATATCCAAACCCATTTGAATGTTATTTAGCAATGGATCATCAGCATACAAAATTGAAAATACCTGAATAA
- the essB gene encoding type VII secretion protein EssB, with protein sequence MKEKTIEFENLTLQFEMDQTNWKMRLPKSQTAVHDVRQMDIMLHPSDFFAPLTIEEEKDAFQFTFKLEPRWKNWDQLLQLHRNEKLRLLCNMFQLEPILNTRITFVLHPDNLMVNDNLMPVVIYRGIRKLVPPYEWDEADFLKQLKCYVIALFSKKFNFDQLYHGSLQNATETEFQRQVSEVADLAELKDLLYKSYQEEQVKTEQTMTVVPTKRFRLFKQLSIIMIIVSVLLTVPVIYYGIIKAPYQDNLLEAHGEYLASSYGDVISTLEGEDPEKLPIQTMYILAHSYINVENLPDAEKEVILKNVSLKSDPDYLTYWIYNGRGEFDTSLEKAKYIDDPVLIIHGLIQKIEEAKNNPDLTGSEREKTVKKLQDELEQYREEFDLQDEDEEIVPASESEAEDTNQTEQEAQSNEDNKKKEDSGDKEKEK encoded by the coding sequence ATGAAGGAAAAAACAATCGAATTTGAAAACCTCACATTGCAATTTGAAATGGATCAAACTAATTGGAAAATGCGTTTACCGAAATCACAAACCGCTGTACATGATGTTCGCCAAATGGATATCATGTTACATCCTTCTGATTTTTTTGCCCCGCTCACTATAGAGGAAGAAAAAGATGCATTTCAATTTACATTTAAGTTAGAGCCTAGATGGAAAAACTGGGATCAACTACTGCAATTACATAGAAATGAAAAATTACGATTACTGTGCAACATGTTTCAATTAGAGCCTATTTTGAACACGAGGATAACCTTTGTTCTTCATCCTGATAACCTGATGGTTAATGATAATCTGATGCCTGTTGTTATCTATCGAGGGATTCGCAAGCTTGTACCACCTTATGAATGGGATGAAGCAGATTTTTTAAAACAATTAAAATGCTATGTGATCGCTTTATTCTCTAAAAAATTTAATTTTGATCAGCTTTATCATGGGTCGTTACAAAATGCAACGGAAACCGAATTTCAACGACAGGTAAGTGAAGTAGCCGACTTAGCAGAGCTCAAAGATTTATTGTATAAAAGTTATCAGGAAGAACAAGTCAAAACAGAACAAACGATGACAGTTGTACCAACGAAACGCTTTCGTTTATTTAAGCAACTTTCCATTATTATGATTATCGTTTCCGTATTGTTAACCGTTCCCGTCATTTATTACGGCATTATAAAAGCACCTTACCAAGATAATCTATTAGAAGCTCACGGTGAGTATTTGGCTTCTTCCTATGGCGATGTTATTTCCACTTTAGAGGGGGAAGATCCAGAAAAGCTACCGATTCAAACGATGTATATTTTAGCTCATTCCTATATTAACGTGGAAAACTTACCTGATGCAGAGAAGGAAGTTATTTTAAAAAATGTCAGTTTGAAAAGTGATCCTGATTACTTAACCTATTGGATTTACAATGGCAGGGGAGAATTTGATACATCGCTTGAAAAGGCCAAGTACATTGATGACCCTGTCTTAATTATACACGGACTTATTCAAAAGATAGAGGAAGCTAAAAACAATCCAGACTTAACAGGATCAGAGAGAGAAAAGACTGTTAAAAAGTTACAAGATGAATTAGAACAGTACCGTGAGGAGTTTGATTTACAAGACGAGGATGAAGAAATAGTACCGGCAAGTGAGTCAGAGGCGGAAGATACTAACCAAACAGAACAAGAAGCGCAATCAAATGAGGACAATAAAAAGAAAGAAGATAGTGGTGATAAAGAAAAGGAAAAATAG
- a CDS encoding EsaB/YukD family protein produces MAQDTHINVTMDFNNIGCGVYDLRIPTQLTVKQLLYYVTDALHITLPEHSYYAIKVTTKKLFIADDDYIVNYPVTDGDILVVQ; encoded by the coding sequence ATGGCACAAGATACCCATATTAATGTGACAATGGATTTTAACAACATTGGATGCGGAGTTTACGACCTCCGTATCCCCACACAATTAACGGTAAAACAATTACTCTATTATGTAACAGATGCCCTACATATTACGCTACCAGAGCATTCTTACTATGCCATCAAAGTTACCACGAAGAAACTGTTCATTGCAGATGATGATTATATCGTCAATTACCCTGTTACAGATGGAGATATATTAGTTGTTCAATAA
- the essA gene encoding type VII secretion protein EssA codes for MKKKQRLVKATLTLVISVLVVWGYQTPAASADSDGDLEMKIDRIVEDDKKNTVNQETELEKIFPTLFTEETSKIIAEKKAEQQQSLEELESDLFAKDVQTNKTLDSVKDDLFTKDYEEIAASTSKPNKDQIAETSQSSNTWLYVLTGFALLLCGGIYVMMQKMLN; via the coding sequence ATGAAAAAGAAGCAGAGGCTAGTTAAAGCGACCCTCACACTTGTTATTAGCGTGCTGGTTGTTTGGGGATACCAAACACCAGCGGCTAGTGCCGATAGTGATGGAGACTTAGAAATGAAAATTGACCGTATTGTGGAAGATGATAAGAAAAATACAGTTAACCAGGAAACAGAGTTAGAAAAGATTTTCCCTACACTATTTACAGAAGAAACATCTAAAATCATTGCTGAAAAGAAAGCGGAGCAGCAGCAGTCTTTAGAAGAACTGGAGTCAGATCTCTTTGCAAAGGATGTGCAAACAAATAAGACATTGGATTCCGTTAAAGACGACCTGTTCACGAAAGATTATGAAGAGATTGCCGCATCTACCTCGAAGCCGAATAAAGATCAGATAGCAGAGACAAGCCAATCTAGTAATACATGGTTATATGTGTTAACAGGTTTTGCTTTACTTTTATGTGGTGGAATCTATGTAATGATGCAAAAAATGTTAAATTAG